TCGCTGTTTGTACAAGACGGTGAGGAACATCGCAAAAATCGCCGTCTCATTATGCCTGCAATGCATGGTACTGCACTAGAAAGTTATTTTGGTGCAATGGAGACACTGACGCAACAATATCTCCAAAAATGGCAACTAAAAGGCAAATTTGTTTGGTATGAGGAGTTTAAACAGCTGACGTTTGATATAGCTAGTCAACTGTTATTAGGAACAAATACAGGTGCAGAAGCCGCGCGGTTGAGTCAGTTCTTTACCACACTCACAAATGGCTTATTTACGATTAATCCGCTACCTTTACCAGGAACAAAATTAGGCAAAGCGATCGCCGCGCGTAACCTAATTTTGCAGCACCTCGCTCAAGTTGTCAAAGAACGCCAGCAAAACCCGACGAAAGATGCGCTGAGTTTACTCGTACAAGCGCGTGATGAAGATGGTAACAAAATGAGCGATCGCGAACTGGTTGCGCAAGCTATGCTACTGCTTTTTGCTGGTCATGAAACAACTACCGCAATGCTAACGTGGTTATGTTTGGAACTAGCGCTTCATCCAGAAGTTTTGCAACGGGCAAGAAATGAGCAATTTGAGTTAGCCCAAGAGAGATTTTCACTAGAACAATTAGGGAAAATGCCTTATCTTGACCAAGTTTTAGCTGAAGTTGAAAGGTTGCATCCTCCCGTTGCAGGTGGCTTTCGCGGGGTCATCAAGCCGTTTGAGTTTCATGGCTATTACGTACCAGCAGGATGGATGGTATCGTATTCAATTCAACTTACCCACCAACTACCAGAAATTTACCCCGAACCACAGCATTTTGAGCCTGACCGTTTTAGTCCGCAACGCCAAGAACATAAACAGCGTTCCTACAGTTTAATTGGTTTTGGTGGTGGACCGCGAATTTGTGTCGGAATCGCGTTTGCCAAAATGGAAATGAAAGTTATTGCAGCACATCTACTGCGTAACTATGAATGGAAACTGTTACCCCATCAAAATTTAGCAGACATTCGATTTCCTACCAGCCGCCCTCAAGATGGATTGCGCGTTCAATTTCAACAACTAAACTAAGTAATAATATAGCTACAAATGGTAATTGGTTATTAAATAGTGATTAGCTATTGGCTTTTATTTGTCTGCTAAATGCTAACAGAAGAAACGCTAAGGGCTGTGCCATTACCCAGTTCCAAAATTTAATACTTCTACTTTTCAGGTGCTTTTACTATGACAACACAAGCGGACAATGAACTACAGCAAAAAGTATATCACAATATTGACCAAGTAAAAGATGTTTTATTCAAAGCTATTGAGCGTTTACAAACAACTACGCAGCAAGCAAAAGATACATTAACCGAAACTACAGGAAAAGCTGTTAAAGCCGTTGATATTCAAAGTGCGATCGCATCTTCTATAAGCAATTGGTTACAAGATCATCCAGCAATTTTACACTTAGTACAAATTCTGATCTGGGCAACCGAACATCCAATTATTAGCTTCATCCTTGGCTTATTTGTTATTGCGATCACTTGGAGTTTAATTAAAGCAATCGGTCGTCTTATTGATGAAATCGCAACAACTTTATTACAAGCTCCGTTAAGCATACTTCGAAATGCCTTCATCTTCTTTGCTAATTCGTTGGGTAATTTAGGAAAATTAGCCTTAAATAAATTACCACATAACCAAGCTGCTGAACAGTTGGCTTTACAGCAAACAAGTAGTATAGTTATTAAAGATAAACATCAACAAATTGTAGAAATTTCTAATAGATTAGAAGCAATTCAACAAGAACAAAACGAGCTTTTAAAAGCACTAATGGAAATATTAGCAAGCGATGAAAAACATATTAGTGTATCAAATAAGACCTGAGTTCGGGCTAAGGAAATTAAGGTAAAAGCTCGTCAATATATCTTCATATCTTCGGGATGTCTCTCTTCAGATTAGTTCGCGATGGAGGGCTAATATATGGAACCGGAACAAATGGGAGCAGTTCGCACAAATGTCAAGTTGATTAATGTTATCGATCAGGCGTTGGTAAGTCGGGGGCTGCTTGCGCCGCATCTTCTCCGTGAGTGTGAAACTCAAGCGCTTGTAGACACAGGCGCATTAACTTTAGTTATTCCTCCACAGATTGCTGAGCAACTAGGCTTGCGAATTTTAGGTCAACAGATTGCCAGATGTGCAAACGGGTTTGAGGAACCTATTGGAGTCACCTAACCTGTAACGATTGTTTGCGAAGGGCGGCGAACTTCGCTAGAAGCATTAGTTGTAGGAGATGAGGTTCTCATTGGTCAGGTTGTACTAGAACTATTAGATTTACTACCAGATTGCAAAAATCAGCGGTTAATTCCAAATCCTACAAACCCAGATTACCCAGTAGCAATTATCAAGTAAGGCTTGAATGTAAATAAATCGTTGTTCACCGCGAAAGTTTTTTCGGAGTCGGGATGATAAACGTTAACAGTTTGCGTCATGACGACGGGTGTAGCGTCAGCACGACTCGATATTATGAATGAAGTTGCGATCGCAAGATCGCAACTTCGCTCAACAGCAATGCAAACATGAATTTCATCAAGCTAATGCAATTAACTTGCGTTGTGATAAACCTTATGTATTGTTGTGCAGTTTGATGTTTCGACTAGTGTAATACTGCAATAAATGAGCCGATAGTA
This is a stretch of genomic DNA from Chroogloeocystis siderophila 5.2 s.c.1. It encodes these proteins:
- a CDS encoding aspartyl protease family protein, producing MEPEQMGAVRTNVKLINVIDQALVSRGLLAPHLLRECETQALVDTGALTLVIPPQIAEQLGLRILGQQIARCANGFEEPIGVT
- a CDS encoding cytochrome P450 — its product is MSHYRLPPGQTGLPVIGESLSFRFDPHFIEKRYRQYGPIFRTQIIGRPAVFMIGPEAVEFVLSSHMDHFSWREGWPDNFKLLLGESLFVQDGEEHRKNRRLIMPAMHGTALESYFGAMETLTQQYLQKWQLKGKFVWYEEFKQLTFDIASQLLLGTNTGAEAARLSQFFTTLTNGLFTINPLPLPGTKLGKAIAARNLILQHLAQVVKERQQNPTKDALSLLVQARDEDGNKMSDRELVAQAMLLLFAGHETTTAMLTWLCLELALHPEVLQRARNEQFELAQERFSLEQLGKMPYLDQVLAEVERLHPPVAGGFRGVIKPFEFHGYYVPAGWMVSYSIQLTHQLPEIYPEPQHFEPDRFSPQRQEHKQRSYSLIGFGGGPRICVGIAFAKMEMKVIAAHLLRNYEWKLLPHQNLADIRFPTSRPQDGLRVQFQQLN